A part of Laspinema palackyanum D2c genomic DNA contains:
- a CDS encoding SH3 domain-containing protein: protein MQGNTPFIIVLAVGAIGAALAGAYFASQSPQSRPQVTQVPNPSPPSPPSPQSPQSPQSPQSPQSPTPKPIMITPSQNNCKITTAIVSDPNPPANVRSSPEVTATNLLGTLSNGTYITVTEEQNGWFKINNPVEGWISKSITESSCSEITERINFSPKGTSARVKGRIIGGGSHEYLLKASAGQTLTLSVSEGPLPFVFIPNDPYQRTDLTGGGHYTGLEKWSGTLPTTGDYLIVLDSNFRGFTYDFVVEVK, encoded by the coding sequence ATGCAAGGGAACACACCGTTTATCATTGTCTTGGCTGTAGGCGCGATCGGCGCAGCACTCGCCGGAGCCTATTTCGCGTCCCAATCCCCTCAATCACGCCCTCAAGTCACTCAAGTCCCCAACCCATCTCCCCCATCTCCCCCATCCCCCCAATCCCCCCAATCCCCCCAATCCCCCCAATCCCCCCAATCCCCTACTCCAAAACCCATTATGATTACTCCCTCCCAAAACAATTGCAAAATTACGACGGCCATTGTCTCCGATCCCAACCCCCCAGCTAACGTGCGTTCCAGTCCAGAAGTGACCGCCACGAATCTTTTAGGGACCCTGAGTAATGGAACTTATATCACCGTTACGGAAGAACAAAATGGCTGGTTTAAAATTAACAATCCAGTGGAGGGTTGGATTTCTAAAAGTATCACCGAAAGTTCTTGTTCTGAAATCACAGAACGGATTAATTTCTCCCCCAAGGGCACCTCTGCCCGGGTCAAAGGGCGGATTATTGGCGGAGGAAGTCATGAATATCTGCTCAAGGCATCTGCCGGTCAAACCTTAACCCTCTCCGTTTCAGAAGGCCCGTTGCCATTTGTTTTTATCCCCAATGACCCCTATCAGCGAACTGACCTCACCGGGGGGGGTCACTATACGGGCCTGGAAAAATGGAGTGGCACTCTCCCCACAACCGGGGATTATCTCATCGTTTTAGACTCCAATTTTCGAGGGTTTACCTATGATTTTGTCGTCGAAGTCAAGTAA
- a CDS encoding M15 family metallopeptidase, which translates to MKINYILFLFSVALGLIITLGPGQRAESVRIFAELKSKEGELQNPSLVVQKISENPQIEGENLVDIQEINPNITLDIRYATANNFLNVKLYSVPRCLLRTSVAQKLSRVQEQLQPMGLGLKVFDCYRPLSVTRKMWEVLPDPRYVANPARGSRHNRGAAVDLTLIDAMGNELEMPTDFDDFSDRAARDYPGTDVSPQARQNSQLLERVMTQQGFIPLITEWWHFDAENWQDYPLLDISLEEINGG; encoded by the coding sequence ATGAAAATTAATTACATCCTTTTTTTATTCTCAGTTGCATTAGGGTTAATCATCACCCTCGGACCCGGGCAACGAGCAGAATCCGTAAGGATTTTCGCTGAATTGAAGTCCAAAGAAGGGGAACTGCAAAATCCATCCCTTGTCGTGCAGAAAATTTCAGAAAACCCTCAGATTGAGGGAGAGAACTTAGTAGATATCCAAGAGATTAATCCAAACATTACCCTTGATATTCGCTATGCCACTGCCAATAATTTCTTGAATGTCAAACTCTACTCTGTCCCTCGATGTCTTCTGCGAACTAGCGTCGCCCAAAAGTTATCTAGGGTTCAAGAGCAATTGCAACCAATGGGACTGGGGTTAAAAGTATTTGATTGCTATAGACCCCTCTCAGTCACCCGGAAAATGTGGGAAGTTTTGCCGGATCCGCGCTATGTTGCCAATCCCGCCAGGGGGTCGCGCCATAATCGCGGTGCAGCGGTAGATTTAACCCTAATTGATGCAATGGGCAATGAATTAGAAATGCCCACAGATTTTGATGATTTTAGCGATCGCGCGGCCCGAGATTACCCAGGCACCGATGTCAGCCCTCAAGCCCGCCAAAATAGTCAGTTACTAGAAAGAGTGATGACTCAACAGGGTTTTATTCCTCTGATTACCGAATGGTGGCATTTTGATGCAGAAAACTGGCAAGACTATCCCCTTTTGGATATTTCTTTAGAGGAAATCAATGGGGGTTAG